A section of the Chryseobacterium ginsenosidimutans genome encodes:
- a CDS encoding RDD family protein, with translation MKKLLRVVENNKTNLWIRFAHLVIDRIVVFVLFAAFGFFSSLTYELFGIEYFIILAEKLSAVSKFMDIIITTTVYLLYLILMEYFTKGRTVGKYITGSKVISTDGTEPSFQDYFLRNISRIVPFDTLSFFGENGWHDSWSDTRVINIKNYKTETQSKSEIESIGAKEIA, from the coding sequence ATGAAAAAACTATTAAGAGTAGTAGAAAATAATAAAACAAATCTATGGATCAGATTTGCGCATCTAGTCATCGACAGAATTGTAGTTTTCGTACTTTTTGCCGCTTTCGGATTTTTCTCTTCGTTAACATATGAGCTATTTGGAATTGAATATTTTATTATTCTCGCTGAAAAACTTTCGGCTGTGAGCAAATTTATGGATATCATCATTACAACGACAGTTTATCTTCTATATCTCATCTTGATGGAATATTTTACCAAAGGCAGAACAGTTGGCAAATATATTACGGGGAGCAAGGTAATTTCTACAGACGGTACTGAGCCTAGCTTTCAAGATTATTTTCTACGGAATATCTCAAGAATTGTACCCTTCGATACTCTATCTTTTTTCGGAGAAAACGGATGGCATGATAGCTGGAGCGATACAAGAGTAATTAATATTAAAAATTATAAGACTGAAACACAGTCAAAAAGCGAAATAGAAAGCATTGGAGCGAAAGAAATTGCGTGA